In Oryza sativa Japonica Group chromosome 2, ASM3414082v1, the following are encoded in one genomic region:
- the LOC4330669 gene encoding dynamin-2A — protein MSSSAMEAMDELVQLAESMRQAASLLADDDPSDEASPRRPSTFLNAVALGNVGAGKSAVLNSLIGHPVLPTGENGATRAPIVVDLQRDPGLSSKSIVLQIDSKSQQVSASALRHSLQDRLSKGASGGSGKGRNDEIYLKLRTSTAPPIKLVDLPGIDQRVMDDSTISEYAGHNDAILIVVIPAMQAADVASSRALRLAKDIDPDGTRTIGVLSKIDQASADAKTVSCVQAILSNKGAPRAAAEIEWVALIGQSVSIASAQAGSVGSENSLETAWQAEAETLKSILTGAPRSKLGRIALVDTIAKQIRKRMKIRLPNLLSGLQGKSQIVQNELARLGEQMVSSAEGTRAVALELCREFEDKFLAHVTSGEGSGWKIVASFEGKFPDRIKQLPLDRHFDINNVKRIVLEADGYQPYLISPEKGLKSLIKGVLEMAKEPSRLCVEEVHRVLLDIVNASANATPGLGRYPPFKREVVEIATNALDVFKSDAKKMVVALVDMERAFVPPQHFIRLVQRRMERQRREDEVKNRSSKKAQDAEQSNKGSGTGSEQSGGALKSLKEKFSQQDKDKDAKEGPNLQVAGPGGEITAGYLLKKSAKNNEWSKRWFVLNEKSGKLGYTKKQEERHFRGVIVLEECNLEEIEEEELSKSLKDSKKANGAEKGPSLVFKITNRVAYKTVLKSHSAVILKAETIADKVEWMKKIRGVIQSKGGSVKGLNTPEGGSMRQSHSDGSLDTMARKPADPEEELRWMSQEVRGYVEAVLNSLAANVPKAIVLCQVEKAKEDMLNQLYSKISAQTNAKIEELLQEDHNAKRRREKYQKQSSLLSKLTRQLSIHDNRASVASYTNDSSGAESSPRTSGQSGEDWRSAFDSASNGSVDRSSSHNETRSRSADSRGKRYENGDVNGGNSGSRRTPNRLPPAPPGQKY, from the exons ATGTCGTCGTCGGCCATGGAGGCCATGGACGAGCTCGTCCAGCTCGCCGAGTCCATGCGccaggccgcctccctcctGGCCGACGACGACCCCTCCGACGAGGCCAGCccgcgccgcccctccaccTTCCTCAACGCCGTCGCGCTCGGCAACGTC GGCGCCGGCAAGTCGGCCGTGCTCAACAGCCTCATCGGCCACCCCGTGCTG CCGACGGGTGAGAACGGGGCGACGCGGGCGCCGATAGTGGTCGACCTGCAGAGGGATCCGGGGCTGAGCAGCAAATCCATCGTCCTGCAGATCGACAGCAAGTCGCAGCAGGTGTCGGCAA GTGCTCTCCGCCATTCGCTGCAGGACAGGCTGAGCAAGGGGGCGTCCGGTGGATCAGGGAAAGGCCGAAACGATGAGATTTACCTCAAGCTGCGGACAAGTACAG CTCCTCCAATAAAATTGGTCGATTTGCCTGGCATAGACCAACGAGTTATGGATGATTCAACT ATCAGTGAATATGCTGGACATAATGATGCAATATTGATTGTTGTGATACCAGCAATGCAAGCTGCTGATGTTGCATCATCTCGAGCTCTCAGACTAGCGAAGGATATTGATCCAGATG GAACCAGAACAATAGGTGTTTTAAGTAAAATTGATCAAGCATCTGCAGATGCAAAAACTGTATCTTGTGTTCAGGCTATCTTGTCTAACAAGGGTGCACCACGAGCAGCAGCTGAAATTGAGTGGGTTGCTCTAATAGGGCAATCTGTCTCAATTGCATCGGCCCAAGCTGGATCAGTTGGTTCTGAGAACTCACTGGAAACTGCCTGGCAGGCTGAAGCGGAGACACTCAAATCCATCCTAACTGGAGCTCCTCGAAGTAAGCTAGGGAGAATTGCTCTCGTGGATACCATTGCTAAGCAGATACGTAAAAGGATGAAAATTCGGCTACCTAACCTTTTGTCCGG GCTTCAGGGGAAGTCTCAGATAGTGCAAAATGAACTTGCAAGGTTGGGAGAACAGATGGTATCAAGCGCTGAAGGAACCAGGGCTGTTGCTTTGGAGCTTTGCCGTGAATTCGAAGACAAGTTTCTTGCCCATGTTACTTCTGGTGAG GGGTCTGGTTGGAAAATTGTTGCAAGCTTTGAGGGGAAGTTTCCAGATAGGATCAAACAGCTTCCTTTGGACAGGCATTTTGATATTAACAATGTCAAAAGG ATTGTCCTGGAAGCCGATGGTTATCAACCATATTTGATATCTCCAGAGAAAGGTTTAAAATCCTTAATAAAAGGAGTACTTGAAATGGCAAAGGAGCCATCACGGCTGTGTGTTGAAGAG GTACACCGTGTATTATTGGACATAGTAAATGCTTCTGCAAATGCTACACCAGGACTTGGAAGATATCCTCCATTCAAACGCGAG GTCGTTGAAATTGCAACCAATGCATTGGATGTCTTCAAAAGTGATGCAAAAAAGATGGTAGTTGCACTTGTTGATATGGAGCGTGCCTTTGTCCCACCACAACACTTCATCCGTTTAGTACAAAGAAG AATGGAAAGGCAACGTCGTGAGGATGAGGTGAAAAACAGGTCATCTAAGAAAGCCCAAGATGCAGAACAGTCCAACAAG GGCTCAGGCACAGGATCTGAGCAATCTGGTGGTGCCTTGAAATCGTTGAAAGAAAAATTCAGTCAGCAAGACAAAGATAAAGATGCAAAAGAGGGACCAAATTTGCAGGTTGCTGGGCCTGGTGGTGAAATAACTGCAG GCTACCTTTTGAAGAAAAGTGCAAAAAATAATGAATGGAGCAAAAGATGGTTTGTCCTAAATGAGAAGAGTGGAAAG CTTGGGTACACCAAGAAACAAGAGGAGAGACATTTTCGAGGTGTTATTGTCCTGGAG GAATGTAATCTGGAAGAGATAGAAGAGGAAGAGCTTTCCAAGAGTTTGAAGGATTCAAAGAAGGCCAATGGGGCAGAGAAAGGCCCAAGTCTTGTATTTAAGATTACTAACAGAGTTGCCTACAAAACTGTGCTGAAAT CTCATAGTGCTGTTATACTGAAGGCCGAGACTATTGCTGACAAGGTTGAATGGATGAAGAAGATAAGAGGTGTCATTCAAAGCAAAGGGGGTTCTGTGAAGGGTTTAAATACTCCTGAGGGTGGTTCCATGAGGCAAAGCCATTCTGATGGGTCCCTT GATACGATGGCCCGGAAGCCTGCTGATCCTGAAGAAGAACTTCGGTGGATGTCTCAAGAAGTTCGTGGTTATGTAGAGGCTGTTTTGAACAGTTTGGCAGCAAATGTTCCAAAG GCAATCGTACTTTGCCAAGTGGAGAAAGCAAAGGAAGATATGCTAAATCAGCTCTACAGCAAAATAAG TGCTCAAACCAATGCAAAGATTGAAGAACTTCTCCAAGAGGACCACAATGCTAAACGTAGACGGGAGAAGTACCAAAAACAATCATCTCTATTGTCAAAGCTTACTCGTCAGCTTAGTATCCATGACAATAGAGCTTCTGTTGCATCGTATACCAATGATAGTTCTGGAGCTG AGAGTAGCCCACGGACCTCTGGCCAGTCAGGTGAGGACTGGAGGTCTGCGTTCGATTCTGCATCAAATGGCTCTGTTGATCGATCCAGTTCACACAATGAAACAAGGTCAAGAAGTGCTGACAGCCGTGGCAAACGCTATGAAAATGGGGACGTGAATGGTGGTAACTCTGGCAGCCGACGCACACCAAACCGTTTGCCACCAGCACCTCCAGGGCAAAAATATTAA